The genomic stretch AAACTCATAAACGAATTCCGTCTCAATCTTTAGAAGGGGGATGTAATTCGTCTTGCTTGGGAGGCATTGAAAGAGTGCTTTCGAGCATGAACGAGAGATCATGCATCTGTGACATTATTCTCTCCACATCGTCAGATTTCGATCCTGCTCTTGCACTGGAAACATCTCCGCCCTCCGCCACATCTTCAGATTTTTTCCCATTGTTTGTGCTTGCATCAGCCAACCTAAACACGCAACAGAAAAGGTGGCTAAGATATGTTCATCAAAGAATGTACCGATACATTTTCCATGAAGCTTCGCGTATGAGATTATTGAAAACAGCAAATATAGCATTCCATGGTGGCTCCAAACAGTATTCTGAGGCTATAATAGAACCCATATAAGTTGGCTTATACACGCACCTGTCTAATACAGAAGGCTCCGGCTGCGCTCCATCCACTACAGTTGAACCGCTGGAGCTGTTAAATGCTCCTGCTGAGAAATCTGGTTGCAAAAAGCTGCCAAAATCCAAGTTACCGGAGTTGCTAGCTGCACCGAACAAATTTATTTCTGAAGTGTGATCAACAGGTGTTGTCTGATTATTACTTTGTTGTACAGAACTATCTGCAagatttgatgcattatttgaGCCAGTAAAATCATTCCAAGCGTCAAATGAATCGTCATCTGCATCAGTAGTCTTATTATCAGCAGCCTTGTTGACAGTGGTCTGCAATTGGTTGTCTTGAACCCAATCAACACCACTTTGTTTTACAGAACTATCCACAACTTTTGGTGCATTACTCGAGCTTGCAAAATCATTCCAAGCATCAAATGAATCATCATCCTCATTGGTAGTCTTATTATCAGGAGCCTTGCTGCTAATGGTCTGCAATTGGTTGTCTTGAACCCAATCAACACCACTTTGTTTTACAGAACCATCCACAAGATTTGGTGCACTACTCGAGCTTGCGAAATCATTCCAAGCATCAAATGAATCATCATCTTTATCAGTAGTCTTATTATCAGAAGCCTTGCTGCTAGTGGTCTGCAATTGGTTATCTTGGACACCAACCTTCACCTCCGCAAGTGTTTCTAACTGTTCAGGACCTCCAGAAAACCCAGAGTTGGAAACGCCCAACAGATCATCTTGAAACCAGTCGGTGGACATGGATGTAGACCCAGTCAAACTATGgtttgatttttcatttgttGAGTCCACTACAGACCCAAATACTGTGTCTATGTGAGCAGAAAGATCCACTGTGGAACCCACAAAGGGGTCAAGGGATTTTGATTCTTGGGGAAAGCTTTCAGGAGCTTGAGGAAGGGTTTCAGAAGCTTGAGGAAGGGTTTCAGAAGCTTGAGGAAGGTTTTCAGAAGCTAAAGGAAGGTTTTCAGAAGCTCGAGGAAGGGTTTCAGAAGCTTGAGGAAGCGTTTCAGAAGCTTGAGGAAGGTTTTCAGAAGCTACAGGAAAGTTTTCAGAAGCTCGAGGAAGGGTTTCAGAAGCTTGAGGAAGGGTTTCAGAAGCTTGAGGAAGGTTTTCAGAAGCTAAAGGAAGGTTTTCAGAAGCTCGAGGAAGGGTGTCAGAAGCTTGAGGAAGGTTTCCAGAAGCTTGAGGAAGCGATTCAGAAGCAGCAAACTGAAAACTTGCGGCCCAACCAGAATCACCACCCTCTCCTTCAGTAGTCTGCACAACTGTCTCAAAAGGCTTTACATTCTGAAACAAACTAAGAGTTTCATGAACTTGGAAACTCTCTTTACTGACAATCTGTGTGTTAGACCCGAACAGCCCTTCAGAACTACCCAAAGCACGGTCTTTGTTTCCTTCAAAGAAAAAGTTGTCGAGATTGACTCCAGCCAAATCTGGTAATTTGGGTAGATTGGGGTTCTCATTTGAGAGATCAGTCTCAATTTTCTCTGGCCTAGAGGTCCATTTTATTTCAAGATTTAAGAGATCAGACAGACTTAACTCATCCTTCCGTGCAGTCTGTCCTCTGTTTAATTCATTTGCTCCAATAGGTAAATCCACTATCTCCTGCAAACCAAAGTCTCAAACTTGACCCAAGTATTCAAGAAGTcccaaaaattaatatcaaagtTTACAATCTACGTTAACGAGAGGACAATAATCCTCATTTCTAGCAAACAAATGATAGGCAGACAACTATAATTTCCCACATACATGATATGGTTACTTAATAAATGGACTACAAATCTGTAGCACCTACAAAATTTCGAGTGTGATCTGCTTATAATCTTACTAGGTAGATTTTGATACAAATACAACGTACTATTTATCCATCTCTGCATAATCTCAGAATCGCCTTTAAGCGTTCAAGCTTTTTAGTTTTCTATGCACTGTAGATTAACTCAATTAGCTTCGAATCAGAAAACGCAATTAACGAAGTCATTACTCCGTTGGGTGGCTACAACAAGCTAGTAAAACACATTAAGTACACTAAAACGATCAAAGCTTCAATCTTTTTCATCATCCAGAAGCACCAAAACAAATAATTTGTTAAAATCCCTGCTTTTTCCTGAAGCAGAACTTCATTCCACAAGAACGCATTGATAATTCAAATTCCGTTTCTTTCTAGTTTTCGCATCAACCAAACAGAACAAGAATCCCCTTTTTATTCCCCATCTTAATCTCAATTTTCTCATCAACCaaacaaaagatagaaaatCAAGTCGCATACCGATCCACTTAAGCTCAGGGACTGGAGCAGCCACCGGTACCCAAAAGTATCCCGGAAATTGACGGGGTCAGGAGGCAGGTCCTTGCAGAGTTCTCTGCCGCAGAAGACGCAGGTCAGCGTCTGAACGCCCCTCAGCAGCCGCCCCTTGCAATGCTTGCACCTCAAGTACGGCGGCGATGGATCCAACTCCGCCAGGGTTTCTTCGACCGAAGGCAGATTGGGCAACGGCGTGTCGTCTGGGTCGTAGGACGACATGTTCGCTTCTTTCCGAAGCGAGATCTGCACCTGATTTATCACATCCATCGGGATTTCCATCGCCACTTTCAGGGTTGGTGGCTGTCGATGCGTGTGGTGGAATAGGGCGGTTGAGTGATGAGGGACACAGAGTGACTAGATCGCCGTACTTCCCACCAGTTTATGTTCAATTCTCATCACTCGTAATACGGTGGTAATCCTAAGAGGttaattattactttttttttgttgggtttttttttttttttaatttttattctcgTCCTTTTTGCAacaataaaatataagaaaaattaatgaaaaaaacttgaaaacttttagttttaacaataaagacaaaataaagggtaaagtgaatggtACCAtgtttaactttttagtgtaaaaatgtcgttttttgttaaaatgaacaatactgctggcttttcgttaaaacttcctcaAATATATATCgtcattgtaacatcccacgtcacccaggggagtgatccttatatgtatattttcatccctacctagcacgaggccttttgggagctcactagcttcgggttctgtaggaactccgaagttaagcgagaagggggctagagcaatctcatgatgggtgacccactgggaagttgctcgtgagttcccaaaaacaaaaccgtgagggaatggtaagcccaaagcggacaatatcgtgctacggtggtggagcgggcccgaaaAGTGAttcgtcccgggccgggatgtgacagtcatactacaataaataaataaataaacaagagaATATTTTTGTGGATCGAGAAGATTCACAAAAATATTTATGTATCTCATGTCTACTGTCGTGTGATTTACTAATTCCAAGAGCTTCATAAAAAATTTACTATTACAAATTTACTAAGAGAGTAAGAGTATTCAATTCGGACACATGAGTAGAACTTAGCACCATATTCATTACAACCAATgtaaaagagaagagaagatatTCCATTATTCATGTTAACTTTTACTCAAAAATTTTAACAGATTACGAAGAATTATTCAAAActctttataaaatttaattttgtaaaccCAAACGCTACTTAACACAAATAAACCGGGAAAATTATTTaccaaagaaataaataaaccgGGAAAATGAAACCGTTTCATaatagggaaattttatttaaaccctttttctacacccaacttaaattttaaatgttaattgtctattttaccaTATTGAATAATTACTattaaatacaaaatgaaattaataatgaaactcaaataaatcaa from Pyrus communis chromosome 7, drPyrComm1.1, whole genome shotgun sequence encodes the following:
- the LOC137738762 gene encoding uncharacterized protein, which codes for MEIPMDVINQVQISLRKEANMSSYDPDDTPLPNLPSVEETLAELDPSPPYLRCKHCKGRLLRGVQTLTCVFCGRELCKDLPPDPVNFRDTFGYRWLLQSLSLSGSEIVDLPIGANELNRGQTARKDELSLSDLLNLEIKWTSRPEKIETDLSNENPNLPKLPDLAGVNLDNFFFEGNKDRALGSSEGLFGSNTQIVSKESFQVHETLSLFQNVKPFETVVQTTEGEGGDSGWAASFQFAASESLPQASGNLPQASDTLPRASENLPLASENLPQASETLPQASETLPRASENFPVASENLPQASETLPQASETLPRASENLPLASENLPQASETLPQASETLPQAPESFPQESKSLDPFVGSTVDLSAHIDTVFGSVVDSTNEKSNHSLTGSTSMSTDWFQDDLLGVSNSGFSGGPEQLETLAEVKVGVQDNQLQTTSSKASDNKTTDKDDDSFDAWNDFASSSSAPNLVDGSVKQSGVDWVQDNQLQTISSKAPDNKTTNEDDDSFDAWNDFASSSNAPKVVDSSVKQSGVDWVQDNQLQTTVNKAADNKTTDADDDSFDAWNDFTGSNNASNLADSSVQQSNNQTTPVDHTSEINLFGAASNSGNLDFGSFLQPDFSAGAFNSSSGSTVVDGAQPEPSVLDRLADASTNNGKKSEDVAEGGDVSSARAGSKSDDVERIMSQMHDLSFMLESTLSMPPKQDELHPPSKD